Proteins co-encoded in one Aquincola tertiaricarbonis genomic window:
- the tkt gene encoding transketolase, with product MSSTPNHTPQTADATLMANAVRALAMDAVQQANSGHPGAPMGMADIAVALWGRHLRHNPADPLWADRDRFVLSNGHGSMLIYALLHLTGYALPLEELRKFRQLHSKTPGHPEVDITPGVETTTGPLGQGITNAVGMALAEKLLAHEFNRPGHTVVDHHTYVFLGDGCLMEGISHEACALAGAWKLDKLIAIYDDNGISIDGQVTPWFIDDTAKRFEAYGWTVIGPVDGHDVDAVDAAIAKARKGSGKPVLIIAKTTIGKGSPNRAGTAKAHGEALGGEEIALTRAALGWSHEPFVLPEEVYTAWDAKQAGAAAQAEWTQRFDAYRAEFPEQAAELLRRLRGELPASFAQHAVDAMVAAHEKAETVASRKASQLALEAFTRALPELLGGSADLTGSNLTNTSSTPALRFDEAGTPNGGRHINYGVREFGMAAIMNGVALHGGFIPYGGTFLTFSDYSRNAIRMAALMKRRVIHVFTHDSIGLGEDGPTHQSVEHAASLRLIPGLDVWRPADTTETIAAWTMAIGNASRPSALLLSRQNLPYLPKAQLDEISKGAYVLAEPSEVGLKKKAQAVILATGSEVGLALHAQQQLAVEGIAVRVVSVPSTSVFDRQSVAYKTQVLPKNLPRIAVEAGVTDFWWKYGCAAVIGLDRYGESAPANVLFKEFGFTADNVAATVRKVLRG from the coding sequence ATGAGTTCGACCCCCAACCACACCCCCCAGACCGCCGACGCCACCCTGATGGCCAACGCCGTACGTGCCCTGGCGATGGACGCCGTGCAGCAGGCCAATTCCGGCCACCCGGGCGCGCCCATGGGCATGGCCGACATCGCGGTGGCACTGTGGGGCCGCCACCTGCGCCACAACCCGGCCGATCCGCTGTGGGCGGACCGCGACCGCTTCGTGCTGAGCAACGGCCACGGCTCGATGCTCATCTACGCGCTGCTGCACCTGACCGGCTACGCGCTGCCGCTGGAGGAGCTGCGCAAGTTCCGCCAGCTGCACAGCAAGACCCCGGGCCACCCCGAGGTGGACATCACCCCCGGGGTGGAAACCACCACCGGCCCGCTGGGCCAGGGCATCACCAACGCCGTGGGCATGGCCCTGGCCGAGAAGCTGCTGGCGCATGAGTTCAACCGCCCCGGCCACACCGTGGTGGACCACCACACCTACGTGTTCCTGGGCGACGGCTGCCTGATGGAAGGCATCAGCCACGAGGCCTGCGCGCTGGCCGGCGCCTGGAAGCTGGACAAGCTGATCGCCATCTACGACGACAACGGCATCAGCATCGACGGTCAGGTCACGCCCTGGTTCATCGACGACACCGCCAAGCGCTTCGAGGCCTACGGCTGGACCGTCATCGGCCCGGTGGACGGCCATGACGTGGACGCGGTGGACGCGGCCATCGCGAAGGCGCGCAAGGGCAGCGGCAAGCCGGTGCTCATCATCGCCAAGACCACCATCGGCAAGGGCTCGCCCAACCGCGCCGGCACCGCCAAGGCCCACGGCGAGGCGCTGGGCGGCGAAGAAATCGCGCTGACCCGCGCCGCGCTGGGCTGGTCGCACGAGCCCTTCGTGCTGCCCGAAGAGGTGTACACCGCCTGGGACGCCAAGCAGGCCGGCGCCGCCGCGCAGGCCGAATGGACCCAGCGCTTCGACGCCTACCGCGCCGAATTCCCCGAGCAGGCCGCCGAGCTGCTGCGCCGCCTGCGTGGCGAGCTGCCCGCCAGCTTCGCCCAGCATGCGGTGGACGCGATGGTGGCCGCGCACGAGAAGGCCGAGACCGTGGCCTCGCGCAAGGCCAGCCAGCTGGCGCTGGAAGCCTTTACCCGCGCGCTGCCCGAGCTGCTGGGCGGCTCGGCCGACCTGACCGGCTCCAACCTCACCAACACCAGCAGCACGCCCGCGCTGCGCTTCGACGAGGCCGGCACGCCCAACGGCGGCCGCCACATCAACTACGGCGTGCGTGAGTTCGGCATGGCCGCCATCATGAACGGCGTAGCGCTGCACGGCGGCTTCATTCCCTACGGCGGCACCTTCCTCACCTTCAGCGACTACAGCCGCAACGCCATCCGCATGGCCGCGCTGATGAAGCGCCGGGTCATCCACGTCTTCACCCACGACTCCATCGGCCTGGGCGAAGACGGCCCCACCCACCAGAGCGTGGAGCATGCGGCTTCGCTGCGGCTGATCCCCGGCCTGGACGTCTGGCGCCCGGCCGACACCACCGAGACCATCGCCGCCTGGACCATGGCCATCGGCAATGCCTCGCGCCCCAGCGCGCTGCTGCTGAGCCGCCAGAACCTGCCCTACCTGCCCAAGGCGCAGCTCGACGAGATCAGCAAGGGCGCCTACGTGCTGGCCGAGCCCAGCGAGGTGGGCCTGAAGAAGAAGGCGCAGGCCGTGATCCTGGCCACCGGCAGCGAAGTGGGCCTGGCCCTGCACGCCCAGCAGCAGCTGGCGGTCGAAGGCATCGCGGTGCGCGTGGTGTCGGTGCCCAGCACCAGCGTGTTCGATCGCCAGAGCGTCGCCTACAAGACCCAGGTGCTGCCCAAGAACCTGCCGCGCATCGCGGTGGAAGCCGGCGTCACCGACTTCTGGTGGAAGTACGGCTGTGCCGCGGTGATCGGCCTCGACCGCTACGGCGAGAGCGCCCCGGCCAACGTGCTGTTCAAGGAGTTCGGGTTCACCGCGGACAACGTGGCCGCCACCGTTCGCAAGGTGCTGCGCGGCTGA
- the gap gene encoding type I glyceraldehyde-3-phosphate dehydrogenase: MAIKIGINGFGRIGRMVFRAAVQNFANDIEVVGINDLLEPDYLAYMLKYDSVHGRFKGEVAVDGNTLIVNGKKIRLTAVKNPAELKWDEVGADVVVESTGLFLTKETAEAHLKAGAKKVILSAPSKDDTPMFVYGVNDKTYAGQAIISNASCTTNCLAPVAKVLNDTFGIKRGLMTTVHAATATQKTVDGPSNKDWRGGRGILENIIPSSTGAAKAVGVVIPELNKKLTGMAFRVPTSDVSVVDLTVELNKEATYEDICKAMKAASEGAMKGVLGYTEDKVVATDFRGESCTSVFDAEAGIALDKTFVKVVSWYDNEWGYSNKVLEMVRVVAK; encoded by the coding sequence ATGGCTATCAAGATCGGCATCAACGGCTTCGGCCGCATCGGTCGCATGGTGTTCCGCGCGGCGGTTCAAAACTTCGCGAACGACATCGAAGTGGTCGGCATCAACGACCTGCTGGAGCCCGACTACCTGGCGTACATGCTGAAGTACGACAGCGTGCACGGCCGCTTCAAGGGCGAGGTCGCGGTCGACGGCAACACGCTGATCGTCAACGGCAAGAAGATCCGCCTGACCGCGGTGAAGAACCCGGCCGAGCTGAAGTGGGACGAAGTCGGCGCCGACGTGGTGGTCGAGTCCACGGGCCTGTTCCTGACCAAGGAAACCGCCGAAGCCCACCTGAAGGCCGGCGCCAAGAAGGTCATCCTGTCGGCCCCGTCGAAGGATGACACGCCGATGTTCGTCTACGGCGTCAACGACAAGACCTACGCCGGCCAGGCCATCATCAGCAACGCCAGCTGCACCACCAACTGCCTGGCGCCCGTGGCCAAGGTGCTGAACGACACCTTCGGCATCAAGCGCGGCCTGATGACCACCGTGCACGCCGCCACCGCCACCCAGAAGACCGTCGACGGCCCGTCCAACAAGGACTGGCGCGGCGGCCGCGGCATCCTGGAGAACATCATCCCCAGCAGCACCGGCGCCGCCAAGGCCGTCGGCGTGGTCATCCCCGAGCTGAACAAGAAGCTCACCGGCATGGCCTTCCGCGTGCCCACCTCCGATGTGTCGGTGGTGGACCTGACCGTGGAGCTGAACAAGGAAGCCACCTACGAGGACATCTGCAAGGCCATGAAGGCCGCCTCGGAAGGCGCGATGAAGGGCGTGCTGGGCTACACCGAGGACAAGGTGGTGGCCACCGACTTCCGCGGCGAAAGCTGCACCAGCGTGTTCGATGCCGAGGCCGGCATCGCCCTGGACAAGACCTTCGTGAAGGTGGTGTCCTGGTACGACAACGAGTGGGGCTACTCCAACAAGGTGCTCGAGATGGTGCGCGTGGTCGCCAAGTAA
- a CDS encoding S8 family peptidase — protein sequence MKPLLLPLLLAVTTFASSAAEWTPRAAPVAVADTGRVIVKFKSDASTVRARALSASAAGEAAAQVLGERAGTLGSRLGLALKAGHAVGERAQVVTAEGMTSAQLAARLAADSEVEYAEPDRRMTRLATPNDTYFLSGPTAGPAVGQWYLRAPDSLAPAAINAAGAWDLSQGGTAGQGVIVAVLDTGIRSEHPDLANKLVAGYDMVTDTGISNDGDGRDSDPSDPGDWVSASEAGTGKFTSCPEANSSWHGTQVAGIIGAETNNGAGVAGTGWNVRIQPVRVLGKCYGLESDIAAGIQWAAGVSVAGLPTNPTPAKVINLSLGGTGSCSRTYQDAINAAVARGVTVVVAAGNTAGHAVGAPGNCSNVITVAAVRHVGTKVGYSDVGTQVTLAAPGGNCVQPDGSGLCDYPIMTTLNAGTTSPGASIYSNGTTDPSVGTSFSAPQVSGVAALMLALQPSLTPSTVKTYLQRGVRPFPTTGGSTGIAQCRAPNGVDQLECYCTTSTCGAGLLDASASVSLVQQGAVATLALSSTSTSPTVGTAVTLTANTSASSDRLPLTVSWAISQGGGLASLSATSGTSVVLTPTAAGTVVVQATVTDTLGFQTSSSQTFTVAAAASGGSTGGSTGGSDGGSSSSGGGGGGGAMSLTWLALLAGATVALRRVRTAA from the coding sequence ATGAAACCGTTGCTCCTTCCCCTGCTGCTGGCGGTGACCACCTTCGCTTCATCGGCTGCCGAATGGACACCGCGCGCTGCGCCGGTGGCTGTGGCAGACACGGGGCGGGTGATCGTCAAGTTCAAGTCCGATGCCAGCACTGTGCGTGCCAGGGCCTTGTCCGCCTCGGCGGCCGGCGAGGCGGCGGCCCAGGTGCTGGGCGAGCGTGCCGGCACGCTGGGAAGCCGCCTCGGCCTGGCGCTGAAGGCCGGCCACGCGGTGGGCGAGCGGGCGCAGGTGGTGACGGCCGAAGGCATGACCAGCGCCCAGCTGGCCGCCCGGCTGGCGGCCGACAGCGAGGTGGAATATGCCGAGCCGGACCGGCGGATGACGCGGCTGGCGACGCCCAACGACACGTACTTCCTGTCGGGGCCCACCGCCGGACCGGCCGTGGGCCAGTGGTACCTGCGCGCGCCGGACAGCTTGGCTCCTGCGGCGATCAATGCCGCGGGCGCGTGGGATCTGTCCCAGGGCGGCACGGCCGGCCAGGGCGTGATCGTGGCGGTGCTGGACACCGGCATCCGCTCGGAGCACCCCGACCTGGCGAACAAGCTGGTGGCGGGCTACGACATGGTGACCGACACCGGCATCTCGAACGACGGCGACGGCCGCGACAGCGACCCCAGCGACCCGGGCGACTGGGTGAGCGCCAGCGAGGCAGGCACCGGCAAGTTCACCAGCTGCCCCGAGGCCAACAGTTCCTGGCACGGCACCCAGGTGGCCGGCATCATCGGTGCCGAAACGAACAACGGCGCCGGTGTGGCCGGCACGGGCTGGAACGTGCGCATCCAGCCGGTGCGGGTGCTGGGCAAGTGTTATGGCCTTGAGTCCGACATTGCCGCTGGCATCCAGTGGGCGGCCGGTGTGTCGGTGGCAGGGCTGCCGACCAATCCGACGCCGGCCAAGGTCATCAACCTGAGCCTGGGCGGCACCGGCAGCTGCAGCCGCACCTACCAGGACGCCATCAACGCCGCGGTGGCCCGTGGCGTGACGGTGGTGGTGGCGGCCGGCAATACCGCCGGCCACGCGGTAGGCGCCCCTGGCAACTGCAGCAACGTCATCACCGTGGCGGCCGTGCGGCACGTCGGCACCAAGGTCGGCTACTCCGACGTGGGCACCCAGGTGACGTTGGCGGCACCGGGCGGCAACTGCGTGCAGCCCGACGGCAGCGGCCTGTGCGACTACCCCATCATGACCACGCTGAACGCGGGCACCACCTCGCCGGGTGCCTCCATCTACAGCAACGGCACCACCGATCCCAGCGTGGGCACCAGCTTCTCCGCCCCTCAGGTCTCGGGCGTGGCGGCGCTGATGCTGGCACTACAGCCCAGCCTGACGCCGAGCACGGTCAAGACCTACCTGCAGCGCGGCGTGCGTCCGTTCCCGACCACCGGTGGTTCCACCGGCATCGCTCAGTGCCGCGCCCCCAACGGCGTGGACCAGCTCGAGTGCTACTGCACCACCAGCACCTGCGGCGCCGGCCTGCTGGACGCGTCGGCTTCGGTGTCCTTGGTGCAGCAGGGCGCCGTGGCCACGCTCGCCTTGTCGTCCACCAGCACCAGCCCCACGGTGGGCACCGCCGTGACGCTGACCGCCAACACTTCGGCCAGCAGTGACCGGCTGCCGCTCACCGTCAGCTGGGCCATCAGCCAGGGCGGTGGGCTGGCCTCGCTCAGCGCCACCAGTGGCACTTCGGTGGTGCTGACCCCCACGGCCGCCGGCACCGTGGTGGTCCAGGCCACGGTGACCGACACGCTGGGCTTCCAGACCAGCAGCAGCCAGACCTTCACCGTGGCCGCTGCCGCCAGCGGCGGCAGCACCGGTGGCAGCACCGGCGGCTCCGACGGCGGTTCGTCTTCCAGCGGCGGCGGTGGTGGTGGCGGCGCGATGAGCCTCACCTGGCTGGCCCTGCTGGCCGGGGCCACCGTGGCGCTGCGGCGGGTCCGTACCGCGGCCTGA
- a CDS encoding biotin--[acetyl-CoA-carboxylase] ligase yields the protein MSNEPNHLPWGAERLWEQLQPLLPGISVEVVARADSTNTQLIDRARAYSGRLDQPVTLPGTLDARSRDDERSPHGRRTGDTQPCLLVAEQQTRGRGRHGRHWQSSAGASLTFSLSLPLAPRDWSGLSLAVGVALAEALDGPAAAPGPRLGLKWPNDLWLMDGPGQGRKLGGVLIETVMVGPRRMAIVGCGLNVLPQSLRELTTGYACLQEREPEITAPAALQRVAVPLAQALLTFEREGFAAFADRFAERDLLRGQPITTTLPELPQGVADGVAADGALRVRVGDGPDAPLHLVSSGDVSVRLR from the coding sequence ATGTCCAACGAGCCCAACCACCTGCCCTGGGGCGCCGAGCGCCTGTGGGAACAACTGCAGCCGCTGCTGCCCGGCATCTCGGTCGAGGTGGTGGCGCGCGCCGATTCCACCAACACCCAGCTGATCGACCGTGCCCGCGCCTACAGCGGCCGGCTCGACCAGCCCGTCACCCTGCCCGGCACGCTGGATGCGCGCAGCCGCGACGACGAGCGCTCGCCGCACGGCCGGCGCACCGGCGACACCCAGCCCTGCCTGCTGGTGGCCGAGCAGCAGACCCGCGGCCGCGGCCGCCATGGCCGGCACTGGCAAAGCAGCGCGGGCGCCTCGCTCACCTTCTCGCTGTCGCTGCCGCTGGCCCCGCGCGACTGGTCGGGCCTGTCGCTGGCCGTCGGCGTGGCGCTGGCCGAGGCACTGGACGGCCCCGCCGCCGCCCCCGGGCCGCGCCTGGGGCTGAAATGGCCCAACGACCTGTGGCTGATGGACGGCCCGGGCCAGGGCCGCAAGCTGGGCGGCGTGCTGATCGAGACCGTGATGGTGGGCCCGCGCCGCATGGCCATCGTGGGCTGCGGCCTGAACGTGCTGCCGCAGTCGCTGCGCGAGCTGACCACCGGCTACGCCTGCCTGCAGGAGCGTGAGCCCGAGATCACCGCCCCGGCGGCCCTGCAGCGGGTGGCCGTGCCGCTGGCGCAGGCGCTGCTCACCTTCGAGCGTGAAGGCTTTGCCGCCTTTGCCGACCGCTTCGCCGAGCGCGACCTGCTGCGCGGCCAGCCCATCACCACCACGCTGCCCGAGCTGCCCCAGGGCGTGGCCGATGGCGTGGCCGCGGACGGCGCGCTGCGCGTGCGCGTGGGCGACGGCCCCGACGCGCCCCTCCACCTGGTTTCCAGCGGCGACGTCAGCGTCCGGCTGCGTTGA
- a CDS encoding SET domain-containing protein, whose amino-acid sequence MKTDTQAASTEGPAATGTQASAGGRRTQVRRSGVHGKGVFALRPLEPGETLFEYTGEVITWEEALRRHPHDPSQPDHTFYFHIDDQHVIDGAHGGNSSRFINHSCDPNCEADEVDGRVFIKTLRPVLPGEELYFDYGLVLDGRHTAKVKKQFACYCGAPNCRGTMLAPKR is encoded by the coding sequence ATGAAAACCGACACGCAAGCCGCCTCCACTGAAGGCCCTGCCGCCACCGGCACGCAGGCCAGCGCCGGCGGCCGCCGGACACAGGTCCGCCGTTCCGGCGTGCACGGCAAGGGCGTGTTCGCGCTGCGGCCACTGGAGCCGGGCGAAACCCTGTTCGAGTACACCGGCGAGGTGATCACCTGGGAAGAGGCGTTGCGCCGGCATCCACACGATCCGTCGCAGCCCGACCATACCTTCTATTTCCACATCGACGACCAGCACGTCATCGATGGCGCGCACGGCGGCAACTCCTCGCGCTTCATCAACCACTCCTGCGACCCCAACTGCGAGGCCGACGAGGTCGACGGCCGCGTCTTCATCAAGACACTGCGGCCGGTGCTGCCCGGCGAGGAGCTGTACTTCGACTACGGCCTGGTGCTGGACGGCCGGCACACCGCCAAGGTGAAGAAGCAGTTCGCCTGCTACTGCGGCGCGCCCAACTGCCGCGGCACCATGCTCGCGCCCAAGCGCTGA
- a CDS encoding DNA topoisomerase III encodes MGKSLIIAEKPSVAQDIVRALTPVSGKFDKQADHFENDQYVVTSAVGHLVEIKAPDEYDVKRGKWSFANLPVVPPHFDLAPIDKAKSRLTAVVKLVKRKDVTELINACDAGREGELIFRLIVQYADGGKGKLDKPVRRLWLQSMTPQAIRDGFAQLRSDQQMKGLADAARSRSEADWLVGINGTRAMTAFNSRDGGFFLTTVGRVQTPTLSIVVEREEKIRKHVARDYWEIKAQFAAQAGEYEGKWFDPGFKKNDDAERRADRVWTAAEANAIAEACRAQPAAVTEEAKPSTQASPLLYDLTTLQREANSRFGFSAKTTLSLAQALYEKHKVLTYPRTDSRALPEDYVGVVKQTMEMLSNEDLPGPLRELAGHARKALNEGYVKPVKRVFDNSKVSDHFAIIPTLQAPKSLTDIEAKLYDMVVKRFLAVFYPSAEFMVTTRISTVTNQGKEYKFQTNGKVLVRPGWLAVYGREAQEDDANLVPVAKGETVRTESVDVNQLKTKPPARYTEATLLSAMEGAGKLIDDDELREAMAEKGLGTPATRAQTIEGLILEKYMLREGRELVPTAKAFQLMTLLRGLDIPDLTKPELTGQWEHQLAEMEHGRLDRDQFMAGIARMAERIVKKAKEYDRDTIPGDYATLHTPCPKCGGKVKENYRRFACVGTETAANPGCGFSISKIPGGRAFEIAEADALLRDKKIGPLEGFRSKAGWPFTAELKLAFDGEIDNWKLEFDFGEDAKKAEGDGEPVDFGDQQSLGHCPKCKGQVFEHGSNYVCEHAVATPATCDFKTGKIILQQPVPREQLHKLLTEGKTDLLENFVSNKTRRKFKARLAYDTKEGKVSFEFEPRAAKVPAKKAARKAA; translated from the coding sequence ATGGGCAAGTCACTGATCATTGCGGAAAAGCCGAGCGTGGCCCAGGACATCGTGCGGGCGCTGACCCCGGTCTCGGGCAAGTTCGACAAGCAGGCCGACCACTTCGAGAACGACCAGTACGTCGTCACCTCGGCGGTCGGCCACCTGGTGGAGATCAAGGCACCGGACGAATACGACGTCAAGCGCGGCAAGTGGAGCTTCGCCAACCTGCCGGTGGTGCCGCCGCACTTCGATCTGGCGCCGATCGACAAGGCCAAGTCGCGCCTGACGGCGGTGGTCAAGCTGGTCAAGCGCAAGGACGTCACCGAACTCATCAACGCCTGCGACGCGGGCCGCGAGGGTGAGCTGATCTTCCGCCTCATCGTGCAGTACGCCGATGGCGGCAAGGGCAAGCTGGACAAGCCGGTGCGCCGGTTGTGGCTGCAGAGCATGACGCCGCAGGCCATCCGCGACGGCTTTGCACAGCTGCGCAGCGACCAGCAGATGAAGGGCCTGGCCGACGCCGCGCGCAGCCGCTCCGAGGCCGACTGGCTGGTGGGCATCAACGGCACGCGGGCGATGACCGCCTTCAACAGCCGCGATGGCGGCTTCTTCCTCACCACCGTGGGCCGGGTGCAGACGCCGACGCTGTCCATCGTGGTGGAGCGGGAAGAAAAGATCCGCAAGCACGTGGCCCGCGACTACTGGGAGATCAAGGCCCAGTTCGCCGCCCAGGCCGGCGAGTACGAGGGCAAGTGGTTCGACCCCGGCTTCAAGAAGAACGACGACGCCGAGCGCCGCGCCGACCGGGTGTGGACCGCCGCCGAGGCCAACGCGATTGCCGAGGCCTGCCGTGCGCAGCCCGCCGCGGTGACCGAAGAAGCCAAGCCCAGCACCCAGGCCAGCCCGCTGCTGTACGACCTGACCACGCTGCAGCGCGAGGCCAACTCGCGCTTCGGCTTCTCGGCCAAGACCACGCTGAGCCTGGCGCAGGCGCTGTACGAGAAGCACAAGGTGCTGACCTACCCGCGGACCGACTCGCGCGCGCTGCCCGAGGACTACGTGGGCGTGGTCAAGCAGACGATGGAGATGCTGTCCAACGAGGACCTGCCCGGCCCGCTGCGCGAGCTGGCCGGCCATGCCCGCAAGGCGCTGAACGAAGGCTATGTGAAGCCCGTCAAGCGCGTGTTCGACAACAGCAAGGTGTCGGACCACTTCGCCATCATCCCCACGCTGCAGGCGCCCAAGAGCCTGACCGACATCGAAGCCAAGCTGTACGACATGGTCGTCAAGCGCTTCCTGGCGGTGTTCTATCCGTCGGCCGAGTTCATGGTCACCACGCGCATTTCCACCGTGACCAACCAGGGCAAGGAGTACAAGTTCCAGACCAACGGCAAGGTGCTGGTGCGCCCCGGCTGGCTGGCGGTGTACGGCCGTGAGGCGCAGGAGGACGACGCCAACCTGGTGCCGGTGGCCAAGGGCGAGACGGTGCGCACCGAGAGCGTGGACGTCAACCAGCTGAAGACCAAGCCGCCCGCCCGTTACACCGAAGCCACGCTGCTGAGCGCGATGGAAGGTGCGGGCAAGCTGATCGACGACGACGAACTGCGCGAGGCCATGGCCGAGAAGGGCCTGGGCACGCCAGCCACGCGGGCGCAGACCATCGAAGGCCTGATCCTGGAAAAGTACATGCTGCGCGAAGGCCGCGAGCTGGTGCCCACGGCCAAGGCCTTCCAGCTGATGACGCTGCTGCGCGGGCTGGACATTCCCGACCTCACCAAGCCCGAGCTGACCGGCCAGTGGGAACACCAGCTGGCTGAGATGGAGCACGGCCGGCTCGATCGCGACCAGTTCATGGCCGGCATCGCCCGCATGGCCGAGCGCATCGTCAAGAAGGCCAAGGAATACGACCGCGACACCATCCCGGGCGACTACGCGACCCTGCACACGCCCTGCCCCAAGTGCGGCGGCAAGGTCAAGGAGAACTACCGCCGCTTCGCCTGCGTGGGCACCGAAACCGCCGCCAACCCCGGCTGCGGCTTTTCCATCAGCAAGATCCCGGGCGGCCGCGCCTTCGAGATCGCCGAGGCCGATGCGCTGCTGCGCGACAAGAAGATCGGGCCGCTGGAGGGCTTCCGCTCCAAGGCGGGCTGGCCCTTCACCGCCGAGCTGAAGCTGGCCTTCGACGGCGAGATCGACAACTGGAAGCTGGAGTTCGACTTCGGCGAGGACGCCAAGAAGGCCGAAGGCGACGGCGAGCCGGTGGACTTCGGCGACCAGCAGAGCCTGGGCCACTGCCCCAAGTGCAAGGGCCAGGTGTTCGAGCATGGCAGCAACTACGTGTGCGAACACGCGGTGGCCACGCCCGCCACCTGCGACTTCAAGACCGGCAAGATCATCCTGCAGCAGCCGGTGCCGCGTGAGCAGCTGCACAAGCTGCTGACCGAGGGCAAGACCGACCTGCTGGAGAACTTCGTGTCGAACAAGACCCGCCGCAAGTTCAAGGCGCGGCTGGCCTACGACACCAAGGAAGGCAAGGTCAGCTTCGAGTTCGAACCCCGCGCTGCGAAGGTGCCGGCCAAGAAGGCGGCACGCAAGGCGGCATGA
- a CDS encoding CsgG/HfaB family protein, with the protein MKIAFVAAACAAAVSLLVGCATEGSRSVEVAKVESAAAPYRGARVPVVVGKFDNRSSFMRGIFSDGVDRLGSQTKTIVISHLQQTQRFNVLDRDNLAEAQQEAKFKAQAQTIKGADYIVTGDVSEFGRKEVGDQQLFGLLGRGKSQIAYAKVTLNVVNGATSEVVYSVQGAGEYSLSNREVIGFGGTASYDATLNGKVLDLAVREAVNKLVVAYDGAQWGAAAKVAP; encoded by the coding sequence ATGAAGATCGCGTTCGTTGCGGCAGCTTGCGCGGCTGCCGTTTCGCTGTTGGTTGGCTGCGCCACTGAAGGCTCGCGCTCGGTGGAGGTGGCCAAGGTTGAATCGGCCGCCGCGCCTTACCGCGGCGCGCGCGTGCCGGTGGTGGTCGGCAAGTTCGACAACCGCTCCAGTTTCATGCGGGGCATCTTCTCGGACGGCGTCGACCGCCTGGGCAGCCAGACCAAGACCATCGTCATCTCGCACCTGCAGCAGACCCAGCGCTTCAACGTGCTGGACCGCGACAACCTGGCCGAGGCCCAGCAGGAGGCCAAGTTCAAGGCCCAGGCGCAGACGATAAAGGGCGCCGACTACATCGTCACCGGCGACGTCTCCGAGTTCGGCCGCAAGGAAGTGGGTGATCAGCAGCTCTTCGGGCTGCTGGGCCGGGGCAAGTCGCAGATCGCCTATGCCAAGGTCACGCTGAACGTGGTCAACGGCGCCACCTCCGAGGTGGTGTATTCGGTGCAGGGCGCGGGCGAGTACAGCCTGTCCAACCGAGAGGTCATCGGCTTCGGCGGCACCGCCAGCTACGACGCCACGCTCAACGGCAAGGTGCTGGACCTGGCCGTGCGCGAAGCCGTGAACAAGCTGGTGGTGGCCTATGACGGCGCGCAGTGGGGCGCTGCTGCGAAGGTGGCGCCATGA
- a CDS encoding DUF4810 domain-containing protein, whose translation MKRAAGLLIAAALLAGCAQAPKPLYHWGGYQDSLYEHLKGDGRSPEQQLQTLAEAQQKAAASGTPLPPGFRAHVGLLQLRLGRDAEARAQFEAEKAQFPESAPYIDSLLKRMDGRKS comes from the coding sequence ATGAAGCGCGCAGCGGGGCTGTTGATCGCGGCTGCCTTGCTGGCCGGCTGCGCCCAGGCGCCCAAGCCGCTGTACCACTGGGGCGGCTACCAGGACAGCCTTTACGAGCACCTGAAGGGCGACGGCCGCTCGCCCGAGCAGCAGCTGCAGACGTTGGCCGAGGCGCAGCAGAAGGCGGCCGCCAGCGGCACGCCGCTGCCACCGGGCTTTCGCGCCCACGTGGGCCTGCTGCAGCTGCGCCTGGGCCGTGATGCCGAGGCGCGGGCGCAGTTCGAGGCCGAGAAGGCGCAGTTCCCTGAATCCGCACCGTACATCGATTCGCTGCTAAAGCGGATGGATGGCCGCAAGTCGTGA
- a CDS encoding DUF799 domain-containing protein, with amino-acid sequence MKKTFSRLGRAGALSLICAAALLGGCATPRQPYDYTAFKQAKPASLLVLPPLNQSPEVKGGIGVWSQATLPLAEAGYYVMPVSLVEETFRENGLTTAADIHALDRAKLRDVFGADAAVYITVQQYGTSYAVVSSNTVVAVEGRIVDLRTGELLWQGKAMASSAEQQQSNQAGLIGLLVQAVVSQIIASSTDAGYRYAGIASQRLLSGGVFNGVLYGPRSPNYGKP; translated from the coding sequence ATGAAGAAGACCTTTTCCCGGCTGGGCCGCGCTGGCGCGCTCTCGCTGATCTGCGCCGCTGCACTGCTGGGCGGATGCGCCACCCCGCGCCAGCCCTACGACTACACCGCCTTCAAGCAGGCCAAGCCAGCCTCGCTGCTGGTGCTGCCGCCGCTCAACCAGTCGCCTGAGGTCAAGGGCGGCATCGGTGTGTGGTCGCAGGCCACGCTGCCGCTGGCCGAAGCCGGCTACTACGTGATGCCGGTGTCGCTGGTGGAAGAAACCTTCCGCGAGAACGGCCTGACCACGGCGGCTGACATCCATGCGCTGGACCGCGCCAAGCTGCGCGATGTGTTCGGCGCCGATGCGGCGGTGTACATCACCGTGCAGCAGTACGGCACCAGCTATGCGGTCGTCAGCAGCAACACGGTGGTGGCGGTGGAAGGCCGCATCGTCGACCTGCGCACGGGCGAGTTGTTGTGGCAGGGCAAGGCCATGGCCTCTTCGGCCGAGCAGCAACAGAGCAACCAGGCCGGCCTGATCGGCCTGCTGGTGCAGGCGGTGGTGTCGCAGATCATCGCCAGCAGCACCGACGCCGGCTACCGCTATGCGGGCATCGCTTCGCAGCGCCTGCTGTCGGGCGGCGTTTTCAACGGCGTGCTGTACGGCCCGCGTTCGCCGAACTACGGCAAGCCCTGA